A DNA window from Castanea sativa cultivar Marrone di Chiusa Pesio chromosome 7, ASM4071231v1 contains the following coding sequences:
- the LOC142644773 gene encoding WD-40 repeat-containing protein MSI3-like: MAEQQREDEPSQGQLEEEYTVWKKNSPFLYDLIISHPIEWPSLTVQWVPQLPTHTSDSSFAVQKLVFGTHTSSGVPNFLMVADAHLPSKASEANINGDAENPITPKVEVTQKIRVDGEVNRARCMPQNPVVVGAKTSGCDVYVFDCSKQLEKQQGGDCEPDLRLRGHDMEGYGLSWSPCKEGYLLSGSHDCKICMWDVSAAAQDKVLDALHVYKAHEMLVEDVSWHSKNENLFGSVGDDCHLMIWDLRTNQPQQSVKAHEREVNYLSFNPYNEWILATASSDTTIGLFDTRKLSVPLHVLSSHTEEVFQVEWDPNHETVLASSADDRRLMVWDLNRIGDEQLEGDAEDGPPELLFSHGGHKAKISDFSWNKYQPWVIASVGDDNTVQVWQMAESIYREDDDDVQDADD, translated from the exons ATGGCGGAACAACAACGAGAAGACGAGCCGAGTCAGGGTCAATTGGAGGAAGAGTACACAGTGTGGAAGAAGAACTCGCCGTTCCTTTACGACTTGATCATATCCCACCCTATCGAATGGCCGTCTCTCACTGTCCAATGGGTCCCACAGCTGCCCACCCACACCTCGGATTCATCTTTCGCCGTTCAAAAACTCGTCTTTGGGACCCACACTTCCTCGGGCGTCCCTAATTTCCTCATGGTCGCCGATGCTCACCTTCCTAGCAAAGCTTCTGAAGCCAACATCAATGGCGATGCCGAAAACCCCATCACACCTAag GTGGAGGTAACACAAAAGATACGTGTTGATGGAGAAGTGAATAGGGCACGGTGTATGCCACAGAACCCCGTAGTTGTGGGTGCAAAGACAAGTGGGTGTGATGTGTATGTATTTGATTGTAGCAAGCAATTGGAGAAGCAACAAGGGGGTGACTGTGAGCCTGATTTGAGGTTAAGGGGTCATGATATGGAAGGATATGGGTTGTCTTGGAGTCCCTGTAAGGAGGGATACCTTTTGAGTGGCTCGCATGACTGTAAGATATGTATGTGGGATGTGTCTGCTGCGGCTCAAGATAAGGTGCTTGATGCATTGCATGTTTATAAG GCTCATGAAATGTTGGTGGAAGATGTATCCTGGCATtcaaagaatgaaaatttgtttGGGTCTGTGGGGGATGATTGTCATTTGATGATTTGGGACTTGCGCACAAACCAACCCCAACAATCTGTCAAAGCTCACGAGAGAGAG GTGAACTATCTTTCTTTCAATCCTTACAATGAATGGATATTGGCTACAGCATCTTCAGATACCACCATTGGTCTCTTTGATACAAGGAAGCTAAGCGTGCCACTGCATGTTTTAAGCAGTCACAC GGAGGAAGTCTTCCAGGTAGAATGGGACCCTAATCATGAAACTGTGCTGGCATCATCTGCTGACGATAGAAGGTTGATGGTTTGGGATCTTAACAG GATTGGAGATGAGCAATTAGAGGGAGATGCTGAAGATGGTCCTCCAGAGCTTCTATTTTCCCATGGGGGTCACAAGGCAAAGATATCAGATTTCTCATGGAATAAGTATCAACCATGGGTCATTGCGAGTGTAGGTGATGACAACACTGTTCAGGTCTGGCAAATGGCTGAGAGTATATATCGAGAAGACGATGATGACGTGCAAGATGCTGATGACTAA